One segment of Rubripirellula amarantea DNA contains the following:
- a CDS encoding zinc-dependent peptidase, with the protein MLITPELDRRNRLLSFLFAGLAAIIGIGLAWISPWWILLALASPAIYVLARRNTKRRIRVASQPFPPAWRSALERHVQFYVALPKPDKRRFESLMQIFVDEVAITGIRTDVDDQTISLVAASAVIPIFGFEYWEYAGLGEVLIYPNRFGENFESSHPDTDHVLGMVGAGHLSGVMILSKPDLVAGFDISNDKRNVGIHEFSHLIDKADGSIDGIPATIPRDVVRPWIEWVGNELRSDATKLAPKRRHIDDYAFTNEAEYFAVLSEYFFESPSVLAAKAPQLYQMLEKIYRQDTRQRFRQVRRRRIGRNTPCPCGSGEKFKRCCRV; encoded by the coding sequence ATGCTCATCACTCCTGAACTGGATCGTCGTAATCGACTCCTTTCCTTCCTTTTCGCCGGTCTGGCCGCGATCATCGGAATAGGCTTGGCGTGGATATCGCCCTGGTGGATCCTGCTGGCATTAGCTAGCCCCGCCATCTACGTGCTCGCTAGACGAAACACGAAACGACGGATCCGCGTTGCATCGCAACCATTTCCACCGGCGTGGCGTTCTGCGCTAGAACGTCATGTGCAGTTCTATGTCGCCTTGCCTAAACCAGACAAACGTCGGTTTGAGTCCTTGATGCAAATCTTCGTTGATGAAGTCGCCATTACGGGAATTCGCACTGACGTTGATGACCAAACTATTTCACTGGTCGCGGCCAGTGCGGTGATTCCGATCTTTGGATTTGAGTATTGGGAATACGCGGGGCTAGGCGAAGTACTGATCTATCCGAACCGTTTCGGCGAGAACTTCGAAAGCAGCCACCCGGATACCGATCACGTGCTGGGCATGGTAGGGGCAGGACACCTCAGCGGAGTGATGATCTTGTCGAAACCCGATTTGGTCGCTGGCTTTGACATCAGCAACGACAAGCGGAATGTCGGCATCCACGAGTTTTCCCATTTGATTGACAAGGCCGACGGCAGTATCGACGGGATTCCGGCGACGATCCCGCGCGACGTCGTTCGTCCATGGATTGAATGGGTGGGAAACGAATTGCGAAGCGACGCGACGAAATTGGCCCCGAAACGTCGGCACATCGACGATTACGCGTTTACCAACGAAGCCGAGTACTTTGCCGTCTTGTCGGAGTACTTTTTCGAATCCCCCAGCGTCCTCGCGGCCAAAGCACCGCAACTCTATCAAATGCTCGAAAAGATCTATCGCCAAGACACTCGCCAACGATTCAGGCAGGTCCGCCGTCGACGAATCGGCCGCAATACACCTTGTCCATGTGGCAGCGGAGAAAAATTCAAACGCTGCTGTCGTGTTTAG
- a CDS encoding golvesin C-terminal-like domain-containing protein, whose protein sequence is MSSSQGSFICSGALLTSTHIVTAGHCLDIDDNGSVDFAPSEVTVFFNHDNPTNNFSGSTSIQASALVNHPNYTGFLSPSVNDDIAVVTLSSSAPSGVPIYPIHTQAFTQSTPIVLAGYGTQGDAINGETGGANLFVKLTGQNLASDFELDDEGGGNREVWLADFDGPAPADLFGDGTTLGNDKEITILGGDSGGPSFVWNDLDNSTTIEQGELEWWGNNTFGSIFAPDFDTDFGGMVGSAYASWLDSVFNSTSTDDHGDNSSSSTPIPIPSTTGGELEVAGDRDFFSFNAIQGIEYEFSTGLNTLSDSTLELYDVDGSTSLVFDDDSGPGLASQIIWTASTSGTYFLEVAGYADNEFGTYDLVAEIDDDHGNDFSEATSLSVPVSTTGIIEIQTDLDYFSFSANAGSTYEIETVLTELSDSTLSLFDTDGTTLITFDDDGGTGLASLITFAPDQSGTYFVAVDNYSDEVGGYGLDISLMSPTNATIIDNGDPGYTTTGNWNTTGTGYLDDRDVHAAGSDTDEATWIFDVPVGSYQVASTWLSHPNRSAAAPYSIYDGSTFITTINASQKDSPDDFSDAGANWENLAAVNISSGQLRVSLGSASDGVVTADAVRIEPFEIPALIVDNGDAGYALTGSWTSAANGYQDDRNAHSASSGSDEASWTFEVPIGTYQVASTWLSHPNRANNAPYSIFDGGELIAFVEANQKIDPDDFNADGGDWEILTNVSVTNGPLKVVLGTSPDGVVTADAIRIAPLLPVDDPDDQINEATLIDEGIFADQIYSANDVDMFAISVQAGERWQFDIDVFNDPSAELDSSVNLFDASGSLIAFSDADVGPDPEFAATESFIDFVFDTSGVYYLAVASEGNYQYDPVDGSGDSGGSTTGFYELIVQMITTASETQIIDNGDAQYSVTGNWTSATTGYLGDRNMHVAGASNDEATWNFTVTPGTYTVSSTWLAHPNRANDAPFSIYDDGVLVAFVNSNQKVAPDDFVDAGGDWEVLANVEISSDTLTVVLGTSPQGKVTADAVHIAPAPSLPTLVVDNGDPGYTSNGWRTTSTGYLGDREVHSASSGADEASWTFDELPVGTYSVSSTWLSHPNRSEAAPYSIYDGNTLITTIYASQKVAPDDFSDLGGDWEVLSNVTITSGTLTVVLGTAPDGVITADAIRIGPASTPVRGKLAANLFEDAMRWPAFPMVDRDLTSEQVSRPDTNLTVLDEYFSVFNKAKDTKLATVEDTSMVPTSPLLGKPEGKDESDNEGELDHEARVLLEWLSENQLNSSMD, encoded by the coding sequence ATGAGTTCTAGTCAAGGTTCCTTTATCTGCTCAGGAGCTCTTCTGACTTCGACGCACATCGTTACCGCAGGACACTGCCTCGACATTGATGACAATGGTTCGGTTGATTTCGCTCCTTCGGAAGTCACGGTTTTTTTCAACCACGACAATCCCACAAATAATTTCAGCGGATCAACTTCCATCCAGGCGTCGGCGCTGGTCAATCACCCAAACTACACAGGCTTCTTGTCTCCATCGGTGAATGACGACATCGCCGTGGTAACACTCTCGTCATCGGCACCCTCGGGAGTGCCAATCTATCCCATTCACACGCAAGCATTCACGCAATCGACTCCCATCGTATTAGCGGGCTATGGAACACAAGGCGATGCGATCAACGGCGAAACAGGCGGAGCAAACCTGTTCGTCAAATTGACGGGACAGAACTTAGCGTCCGACTTTGAGTTGGACGATGAGGGTGGCGGCAACCGCGAGGTTTGGTTGGCGGACTTTGACGGCCCAGCACCGGCTGACCTTTTCGGTGACGGAACGACTCTTGGAAACGACAAGGAAATCACCATCCTGGGTGGCGATAGCGGTGGGCCGAGTTTCGTTTGGAATGACTTGGATAACTCAACCACCATCGAACAAGGCGAGTTGGAGTGGTGGGGAAACAATACGTTTGGCAGCATCTTTGCCCCTGACTTTGACACTGATTTTGGCGGCATGGTGGGGTCGGCCTACGCGTCATGGCTGGATTCTGTTTTTAACTCGACGAGTACCGATGACCACGGAGACAACTCGTCGTCGTCGACGCCAATTCCCATCCCATCGACCACTGGGGGCGAGCTGGAGGTTGCAGGAGATCGAGACTTCTTTAGTTTCAACGCGATCCAGGGCATCGAATACGAATTTAGTACCGGCTTGAACACACTCAGCGACTCAACGCTCGAACTTTACGACGTTGACGGTTCGACGTCGCTGGTTTTTGATGACGATTCGGGACCGGGTCTCGCGTCCCAAATCATTTGGACCGCTTCCACATCTGGCACCTATTTTCTTGAGGTCGCAGGGTACGCCGATAATGAATTTGGCACTTACGACTTGGTCGCCGAAATTGATGACGATCATGGCAACGACTTCTCCGAAGCAACTTCCCTATCGGTGCCAGTAAGCACGACAGGAATTATCGAGATCCAGACCGATTTGGATTACTTTAGCTTCTCTGCGAACGCGGGCAGCACTTACGAAATCGAAACCGTTCTTACAGAATTGAGCGATAGCACACTGAGTCTGTTTGACACGGATGGGACGACACTGATCACTTTCGATGACGACGGGGGAACTGGACTAGCATCATTGATTACTTTTGCTCCAGATCAATCAGGCACCTACTTTGTTGCGGTAGACAACTATTCGGATGAAGTCGGAGGATACGGACTCGATATCTCGCTAATGAGTCCCACCAATGCGACGATCATTGACAACGGCGATCCGGGCTACACCACAACCGGAAATTGGAACACAACCGGCACTGGATACTTGGACGATCGAGACGTCCACGCCGCTGGCAGTGACACCGACGAAGCCACTTGGATATTCGATGTCCCCGTTGGCAGTTACCAAGTGGCGTCTACTTGGTTGTCCCACCCCAACCGAAGTGCAGCAGCACCGTATTCCATTTATGACGGCAGCACATTTATCACGACGATCAATGCCAGCCAGAAAGACTCCCCCGATGACTTCAGCGATGCCGGTGCGAACTGGGAAAACCTCGCCGCCGTTAATATCTCCAGTGGGCAACTGCGAGTATCGTTGGGATCAGCCAGCGACGGAGTGGTGACCGCGGACGCTGTCCGAATTGAACCATTCGAAATCCCCGCGCTGATCGTTGACAACGGCGACGCCGGATACGCCCTGACTGGGTCGTGGACCAGTGCCGCCAATGGATATCAAGATGACCGAAACGCTCATTCGGCGAGCAGCGGAAGCGATGAAGCGAGCTGGACGTTTGAAGTACCAATCGGCACCTATCAAGTTGCTTCGACTTGGCTATCGCATCCCAACCGAGCAAACAATGCGCCTTACTCCATTTTCGATGGGGGCGAACTTATTGCCTTTGTTGAAGCCAACCAGAAGATTGATCCTGATGACTTCAATGCCGATGGCGGTGATTGGGAAATCCTTACCAACGTAAGTGTCACCAACGGACCTCTTAAAGTTGTCTTGGGAACATCTCCCGACGGTGTGGTAACTGCGGACGCGATCCGAATTGCACCGCTTCTACCAGTCGATGATCCCGATGACCAAATTAATGAAGCCACGTTGATTGATGAGGGCATCTTTGCGGACCAGATCTATTCGGCCAATGATGTCGATATGTTTGCCATCTCAGTTCAAGCCGGTGAACGTTGGCAGTTTGATATCGATGTCTTCAATGATCCCTCGGCTGAACTTGATTCATCGGTAAACCTTTTTGACGCGTCAGGATCACTGATCGCCTTCTCAGATGCCGACGTCGGTCCGGATCCTGAGTTCGCCGCAACGGAGTCGTTCATCGACTTTGTATTTGACACATCGGGCGTCTACTACTTAGCGGTCGCCAGCGAAGGCAATTATCAGTACGACCCTGTTGATGGGTCAGGAGACTCGGGTGGATCGACGACCGGATTCTATGAACTGATCGTCCAAATGATCACGACCGCGTCGGAGACACAAATTATCGACAATGGAGACGCGCAGTACAGCGTTACCGGCAACTGGACCAGCGCGACGACAGGCTATCTGGGTGATCGAAACATGCATGTTGCGGGCGCCAGTAATGACGAAGCGACCTGGAACTTCACCGTCACGCCCGGCACCTATACCGTCTCATCAACATGGTTGGCCCATCCCAATCGAGCCAACGATGCACCGTTTTCTATCTATGACGATGGAGTCCTGGTTGCCTTCGTTAATTCAAACCAGAAAGTCGCGCCTGACGATTTTGTTGATGCCGGTGGGGACTGGGAAGTGTTAGCGAATGTCGAAATTAGCTCAGACACTTTGACAGTCGTGTTGGGAACATCGCCTCAAGGCAAAGTTACCGCCGATGCCGTTCACATCGCACCCGCACCGTCCTTACCGACCCTTGTCGTCGACAACGGGGATCCGGGCTACACTAGCAACGGATGGAGAACGACTTCGACTGGTTACCTCGGTGACCGCGAGGTGCATTCCGCAAGCAGCGGCGCCGATGAAGCGAGTTGGACATTCGACGAACTACCCGTCGGTACGTACAGCGTTTCCTCCACATGGCTTTCGCACCCCAATCGTTCTGAAGCTGCCCCGTATTCCATTTACGACGGCAATACATTGATCACGACGATCTACGCGAGTCAAAAGGTCGCGCCCGATGATTTCTCGGATCTCGGGGGCGATTGGGAAGTTCTCTCTAACGTGACAATCACGAGCGGGACTTTGACCGTCGTCCTCGGCACCGCACCCGATGGAGTCATTACTGCCGACGCGATCCGTATCGGTCCAGCGAGCACCCCTGTCCGCGGAAAGTTAGCGGCGAACCTCTTCGAAGACGCAATGCGTTGGCCAGCTTTCCCCATGGTTGATCGCGACTTAACTTCCGAGCAAGTCTCTCGTCCCGACACAAACCTGACCGTTCTCGACGAGTACTTTTCTGTCTTCAACAAAGCCAAAGACACAAAGCTGGCAACGGTAGAGGACACGAGCATGGTTCCAACCTCTCCACTGCTCGGTAAACCTGAAGGCAAAGATGAATCTGATAACGAAGGTGAACTCGATCACGAAGCGAGAGTCTTGCTGGAGTGGCTAAGTGAGAACCAATTAAACTCTTCGATGGATTAG
- a CDS encoding GerMN domain-containing protein, protein MNHVSQASSEPSTHEVCFGLRIESHAIQLAIATPMDNGRYRLTFDQVDHDGEVGWLTNEGASAFEAALEMLADRHQMRRHAVSVSLDGDFCVTRVTIGSPEEVDHDLETLATRIPRYLQLGPGEKVTGSARIRIEPSTDYAVTGVVNRSLIQIIYDAFRNIDMDVKWVEPSLVSVARLVGRDKRIGDTPILVADGMGKQWDVGIACAGMLLLDYRPAAAHHNAGFCEALVGHFSRLKRFCHRHRRVATGELEELLICGPHEKTNDVIALLKDSDVVRPAVLQIPDLPELYEINSESNETNHVPSVATVFPLLIRLADDGVPDLLDHVRRAPDLSWGQRLVYQCWPIAVACLTLMIAYAMVATERNRHAGKGMGRAELQAQITATQTKFAAVSKRRELLTHLNRISAITTEPNWHKTFKLITQSLPETVRLEEFRIESSNTIQLNGMTVEESVIYDLVNSLRHLPGVTQVALKGTSPEPDTQSTRFIVRLTIRSASSGLDNQTGAPGHRMAQRTPLPSPKQRGQQ, encoded by the coding sequence ATGAATCACGTGAGCCAAGCGTCCAGCGAACCATCGACGCACGAAGTCTGCTTCGGTTTGCGTATCGAGAGCCATGCGATTCAGCTCGCTATTGCGACGCCGATGGACAATGGTCGTTATCGGCTAACCTTTGATCAGGTTGACCACGATGGCGAAGTGGGATGGTTGACCAACGAAGGGGCATCGGCGTTTGAGGCTGCACTGGAAATGTTGGCCGATCGCCACCAAATGCGTCGTCATGCGGTTTCCGTGTCACTTGATGGTGACTTCTGTGTCACGCGAGTCACGATCGGTTCGCCCGAAGAGGTTGACCACGATTTAGAAACCCTAGCAACGCGGATTCCTCGATACCTGCAACTAGGGCCTGGCGAAAAGGTGACCGGTAGTGCTCGCATTCGAATTGAACCAAGCACCGATTATGCAGTGACGGGTGTGGTCAATCGTTCGCTGATCCAAATTATCTACGACGCATTTCGTAACATCGATATGGATGTGAAATGGGTTGAGCCATCTTTGGTAAGTGTGGCGAGATTAGTAGGGCGAGATAAGCGGATTGGCGATACGCCGATTCTGGTTGCCGATGGAATGGGAAAACAATGGGATGTGGGGATCGCATGTGCGGGAATGTTGCTGTTGGACTATCGGCCCGCTGCGGCTCACCACAATGCTGGTTTTTGCGAAGCCTTAGTCGGGCACTTCTCGCGTCTGAAACGGTTCTGCCATCGCCACCGGCGTGTGGCAACGGGCGAGTTGGAAGAACTGCTGATCTGCGGTCCGCACGAAAAAACGAATGATGTTATCGCGTTGTTGAAAGACTCTGACGTTGTCCGACCGGCGGTCTTACAGATTCCTGATTTGCCAGAGTTGTACGAGATAAATTCTGAATCGAATGAAACGAATCATGTTCCATCGGTAGCCACCGTTTTTCCTCTGCTAATTCGATTGGCTGACGACGGTGTTCCGGATTTGCTGGACCATGTTCGACGCGCGCCCGATTTGTCTTGGGGGCAACGTTTGGTCTATCAGTGTTGGCCCATTGCCGTCGCCTGTCTGACGCTGATGATTGCCTACGCGATGGTCGCGACGGAGCGAAATCGTCATGCCGGGAAGGGAATGGGGCGAGCCGAATTGCAGGCGCAAATTACTGCCACACAAACGAAGTTCGCAGCGGTTTCCAAACGTCGTGAACTGTTGACCCACCTGAATCGAATCTCAGCGATCACCACGGAACCGAACTGGCACAAGACTTTTAAGCTGATCACGCAAAGTTTGCCGGAAACAGTACGACTTGAAGAGTTCCGAATCGAATCGAGCAACACCATCCAACTCAACGGCATGACCGTGGAAGAGTCGGTGATCTATGACCTCGTCAATTCACTACGGCACTTGCCCGGCGTGACTCAAGTCGCACTGAAGGGCACATCGCCCGAGCCCGACACGCAATCGACCCGCTTTATCGTTCGTTTGACCATCCGAAGTGCTTCTTCTGGTTTGGATAATCAAACGGGCGCACCCGGCCATCGCATGGCTCAAAGGACACCGCTCCCTTCGCCGAAGCAAAGGGGCCAACAATGA
- the trkA gene encoding Trk system potassium transporter TrkA translates to MRVLTLGAGTVGRWVADMLCRRRHSVTVVDIDPENVRRINSELDVRAIEGSASRSTVLFQADVCAADMCLAVTGDDEVNIVAASMAKALGARRSIARVYAPAFRDLSTFDYQRHFNIDSLLSLEQLSAFELARAIRNPDAIPLEHFARGQLEVYELEVGKKSSAVDHKLRDLKMPDSIRIGSIARGGRMWIASGEDEIHVGDRVSLIGSLESVSKARKLFFSGNEDKRKTRVMIAGGGETGYHLADSLSRRDYGIVLLERDADRCHQLAKQLPDVTIIHANANRRTVLEDEGAGTVDYFVACTGSDESNIMAGVEARELGAARVMCVVGRPDYANVVGKLGIDRAVSERDVAARQILGYLNEGSIISKSQLPNGSISVYELEIIEGSKVTTAPLAELPLAGRCLIGAIHRDGFVRVPRAEDQLKVGDVVVAIVDGINENEVLPLFHS, encoded by the coding sequence ATGCGAGTCCTCACATTAGGTGCCGGTACCGTCGGCCGCTGGGTTGCCGACATGCTTTGCCGACGTCGGCACAGCGTCACCGTCGTTGACATTGATCCCGAAAACGTTCGCCGCATCAACAGCGAACTTGATGTTCGCGCCATTGAAGGTAGCGCTTCGCGCAGCACGGTCCTATTTCAAGCGGATGTTTGCGCCGCTGACATGTGCTTAGCCGTTACCGGTGATGATGAAGTCAATATCGTGGCCGCCAGTATGGCCAAGGCACTGGGTGCCCGTCGTAGTATCGCCCGTGTCTATGCACCCGCGTTCCGTGACCTCAGCACGTTTGACTATCAGCGGCACTTCAATATCGACAGCCTACTTAGTCTCGAACAACTCTCGGCGTTTGAATTGGCCAGAGCGATTCGCAACCCTGACGCAATTCCGCTCGAGCACTTTGCTCGCGGACAATTGGAAGTGTACGAATTGGAAGTCGGCAAGAAATCGTCGGCCGTCGATCATAAACTGCGCGATCTTAAAATGCCCGATTCGATTCGCATCGGATCGATCGCGCGAGGCGGACGTATGTGGATCGCTAGTGGCGAGGATGAAATTCACGTCGGCGATCGCGTGAGCCTGATCGGCAGCCTCGAGTCGGTCAGCAAGGCAAGAAAGTTGTTTTTCAGTGGCAACGAAGACAAGCGAAAGACACGCGTGATGATCGCCGGTGGCGGCGAAACCGGATATCACTTGGCTGATTCACTGTCGCGACGCGACTATGGCATTGTCTTGCTCGAACGAGATGCCGATCGCTGCCATCAACTCGCCAAACAGCTTCCCGATGTGACAATCATTCACGCCAATGCTAACCGACGAACGGTGCTCGAAGATGAAGGCGCCGGCACGGTTGATTACTTCGTCGCTTGCACTGGTTCCGACGAAAGCAACATCATGGCCGGCGTGGAAGCACGTGAACTGGGGGCCGCGAGAGTAATGTGCGTTGTTGGTAGACCCGATTACGCCAACGTTGTCGGCAAGCTTGGAATCGACCGTGCGGTTAGCGAACGTGACGTCGCTGCTCGCCAGATACTTGGCTATCTCAACGAGGGTTCCATCATTAGCAAGAGCCAGCTACCCAACGGTTCGATCAGCGTCTACGAACTCGAGATCATTGAAGGCAGCAAGGTTACCACGGCTCCGTTGGCTGAACTCCCGCTTGCCGGTCGCTGCCTGATTGGTGCGATCCACCGCGATGGTTTTGTGCGCGTACCTCGCGCCGAAGATCAACTGAAGGTTGGCGATGTGGTCGTTGCGATCGTGGATGGTATCAACGAGAACGAAGTCTTACCGTTGTTCCATTCTTAA
- a CDS encoding DUF6677 family protein, producing the protein MASPDNTIDVDGQIVDLKNRGLAAFLAWLVPGLGHLYQGRKTKGWIFFVCIISAWILGFALGGGHVVYASWVPGDKRWHYILQSGVGAAALPALVQGNKMRKATVNGRTSAAYEPLWGGFMAPPMRPVIENEADEVSAWYARRGAGYEMGTWYTVIAGLLNILVIYDAFGGPLAIPISGRKRDEADPSVPDDSKLDPTPG; encoded by the coding sequence ATGGCATCCCCCGACAACACGATCGACGTTGATGGTCAGATCGTAGACTTAAAGAATCGCGGACTGGCGGCGTTCTTAGCATGGCTCGTGCCTGGATTGGGGCACCTCTACCAAGGCCGCAAAACGAAGGGCTGGATTTTCTTCGTGTGCATTATTTCAGCCTGGATCCTGGGCTTTGCACTCGGCGGGGGCCATGTCGTGTATGCGTCGTGGGTGCCCGGTGACAAACGTTGGCACTATATCCTTCAATCGGGCGTTGGAGCGGCGGCTTTACCGGCCTTGGTCCAGGGAAACAAGATGCGAAAGGCTACGGTCAATGGTCGCACATCCGCGGCCTATGAACCCCTTTGGGGTGGCTTCATGGCGCCGCCGATGCGTCCGGTCATTGAAAACGAAGCGGATGAAGTCTCTGCTTGGTATGCCCGCCGGGGTGCCGGTTACGAAATGGGAACTTGGTACACGGTGATCGCGGGATTGCTAAATATTCTGGTAATCTACGATGCCTTCGGAGGCCCGTTGGCAATTCCGATCAGCGGCCGAAAACGGGATGAAGCCGATCCAAGCGTTCCGGACGATTCGAAATTGGATCCCACTCCGGGATAG
- a CDS encoding type II secretion system protein GspD translates to MDGRPTIYEQTAAIASTVACSPVDRLNVGPSLAMTTTELSGLLGRIAWMTMVVVGCLNANSSLVSADESFIADVKPLQQVPASWPIEMAPGIDAPAPVVVKSPARVISANEPSVVATLSTAATNHHGSSGHLGSNDQGSVDGDASQAPAARPGSVEEALATRGSVTFRKTPLSDVIFMLSDLWRINIVAGNAVSGEVSGAFHDAPLSEVLSAALSSSGYSYRKTGSSLVVLSADQIGADDPNFENETLRLPQALRDDESALEAAGLLLSDRGQMRRIGSDSLLVIDTADRIDRIRRLFAGFGVAGEGGFNTGAAVEGGDASTLTSAAVMPQSGIAYFSPQFTEAEEMAGPLQAALGDQVIVAVFPEENRIMVKGSSQSLEIAAEAIEQLDRARPQVRITAMIYDVSLKEIERLGVNWSAQPHSAGLSLADLNDSETLQFRNLVSASTGLITDTSAAGAGSLGVRTANSAFNLDMLLQALDSSSEAKLLADPSITVGDRRQASIRIVQKIPIQGANPVENSSVVFSEVQFEEAGVILNVLPRISRDGTIDMKVQPEYSVVADYIANNPVIDSRVAETTVRVADGQMFALGGLRQKSIVESVRGVPYLKDIKYVGKLFRSHDTEIRESELIVFLKPELITPYDLGNERQREAARVSTQHLDEIPHAQMCPMTSCCKDPNCPNHHPRPRVNGGTEALRYSDWDSQYDVVSDVPVVDHSMLESEGFIEDEVIEMNPGEYPPVHVDERFMQ, encoded by the coding sequence ATGGATGGCAGACCAACGATATACGAACAGACAGCGGCGATAGCGAGTACGGTTGCGTGCTCGCCCGTCGACCGTTTGAACGTTGGTCCGTCACTGGCAATGACCACCACCGAGTTGTCGGGTTTGCTCGGCCGTATCGCATGGATGACCATGGTTGTGGTTGGCTGCTTGAACGCCAATTCGAGCTTGGTGTCTGCCGACGAAAGCTTCATCGCCGACGTAAAACCTTTGCAACAAGTGCCTGCATCATGGCCAATCGAGATGGCTCCGGGGATCGACGCTCCGGCGCCAGTTGTAGTTAAGAGCCCGGCGCGTGTCATCTCGGCTAATGAACCTTCCGTTGTCGCAACCTTAAGCACCGCTGCCACCAATCACCACGGTTCAAGTGGCCACCTAGGGTCAAACGACCAGGGCTCGGTTGATGGTGATGCCTCGCAAGCACCGGCGGCACGTCCGGGTTCAGTCGAAGAAGCTCTCGCGACTCGGGGCAGTGTCACGTTTCGAAAGACGCCGCTTTCGGACGTTATTTTTATGCTCAGCGACCTGTGGAGAATCAATATCGTCGCCGGAAACGCAGTCTCGGGCGAAGTCAGCGGCGCGTTTCACGATGCACCATTAAGCGAGGTGCTGTCTGCTGCACTCAGTTCGTCAGGTTACAGCTACCGGAAAACGGGAAGTAGCTTGGTGGTTCTTTCAGCGGATCAAATTGGTGCTGACGATCCCAACTTTGAGAACGAAACGCTGCGTTTGCCTCAAGCTTTACGTGATGATGAATCGGCATTGGAAGCGGCCGGATTGTTGCTAAGCGACCGAGGGCAGATGCGACGCATCGGCAGCGATTCGCTGTTGGTGATCGATACGGCTGATCGGATCGATCGAATTCGCCGGCTTTTCGCTGGGTTCGGTGTGGCGGGTGAAGGCGGGTTCAACACCGGTGCTGCGGTCGAAGGAGGCGATGCCTCGACACTCACATCGGCCGCTGTGATGCCTCAATCCGGGATCGCCTATTTTTCGCCTCAGTTCACTGAAGCGGAAGAAATGGCCGGACCGTTGCAAGCCGCCTTGGGTGACCAAGTCATCGTCGCCGTTTTCCCGGAAGAAAACCGGATCATGGTCAAAGGTAGTAGCCAGAGTCTAGAGATCGCCGCGGAGGCAATCGAACAGCTCGATCGCGCTCGTCCGCAAGTTCGTATCACGGCGATGATTTACGACGTCTCGTTGAAAGAGATCGAACGTCTCGGAGTTAATTGGTCCGCTCAGCCACACAGCGCTGGGCTATCGTTGGCGGATTTGAACGACTCGGAGACGCTTCAGTTTCGAAACCTCGTGAGTGCTTCCACTGGTTTGATCACCGATACCAGTGCCGCCGGTGCGGGCAGCTTAGGAGTTCGAACCGCGAACAGTGCGTTCAATCTTGACATGTTGTTGCAAGCGCTCGATAGCAGTAGCGAAGCCAAGTTGCTTGCCGACCCTTCGATCACGGTCGGGGATCGCCGACAAGCCTCGATCCGAATCGTTCAGAAGATCCCGATCCAGGGAGCCAACCCCGTCGAAAACTCAAGCGTCGTATTCTCGGAAGTCCAGTTCGAAGAAGCCGGTGTGATTCTGAATGTCCTTCCGCGAATCAGTCGGGACGGCACCATCGATATGAAGGTGCAACCCGAGTACAGCGTGGTCGCGGACTACATTGCCAACAACCCAGTCATCGACAGCCGAGTTGCCGAGACTACCGTTCGCGTAGCCGACGGGCAAATGTTCGCGTTGGGTGGGCTGCGGCAAAAGTCGATCGTCGAATCGGTCCGTGGCGTCCCATACTTGAAGGATATCAAGTACGTCGGAAAGCTATTCCGGTCTCATGACACAGAGATCCGCGAGAGCGAGTTGATTGTGTTCCTAAAGCCGGAACTGATTACGCCCTACGATCTAGGCAACGAACGGCAACGTGAGGCCGCCAGAGTGAGCACGCAGCACCTTGACGAAATTCCGCACGCACAAATGTGTCCGATGACGAGTTGCTGCAAGGATCCGAATTGTCCTAACCATCATCCGCGACCAAGGGTCAATGGTGGCACTGAGGCACTTCGGTACAGCGATTGGGATTCGCAATACGATGTAGTTTCGGACGTTCCCGTGGTCGACCACTCGATGCTTGAATCCGAAGGCTTCATCGAGGATGAAGTGATTGAGATGAATCCCGGTGAGTACCCGCCGGTGCATGTTGACGAGAGGTTCATGCAATAA